From Pseudoalteromonas sp. DL-6, one genomic window encodes:
- a CDS encoding BCCT family transporter: MSKTTQASLATDAPDNSQNTSFSGVDISVFLISGGTVVLFAILALYDIDMMSSWVNSAFATSTKYFGAYWQVLLLLTFFIGIILALGRTGGVVLGGLKAPEISTFQWISIIMCTLLAGGGVFWAAAEPMAHFTSPPPLFGGETGTTEAAYNALAQSFMHWGFLAWAILGSLTAIVYMYLHYEKGLPLKPRTLLYPVFGDRVMKGPFGAIIDSCCVLAVVAGTVGPIGFLGLQVSFGLEKLFGIPYTYTTQVIILLGLIAIYTLSAVSGVARGIQILSRANVILAVALMAFILLFGPTAFIIDSYLHSFGIYLDKFIPMATFRASPGWLDWWTVFFWGWFLGYGPLMAMFVARISRGRTLRQMVLMISIVAPVITCFWFTIVGGSGLAFELANPGVISEPFIGFNLPAALLAITEQLPMGFFISVLFLILTTIFVATTGDSMTYAVSMVMTGTDHPKSSIRVFWGVMMGVVAALLISIGSGGISALQSFIVVTAVPVSLVLLPSLWTAPQIAKKMVDEQGL; the protein is encoded by the coding sequence ATGAGTAAAACAACTCAGGCTTCTCTGGCGACTGACGCACCAGATAATAGCCAAAACACATCGTTTTCAGGCGTTGATATATCTGTATTCCTTATAAGTGGCGGTACGGTAGTACTGTTTGCAATATTGGCACTCTATGACATCGACATGATGTCTAGCTGGGTTAACAGTGCATTTGCCACCTCCACCAAATACTTCGGAGCTTACTGGCAAGTACTCTTATTGCTGACATTTTTCATTGGTATTATCCTGGCTCTCGGGCGCACTGGGGGAGTTGTTCTCGGCGGTTTAAAAGCCCCTGAAATTTCAACCTTCCAGTGGATATCCATTATCATGTGTACGCTACTTGCGGGTGGCGGTGTATTTTGGGCTGCAGCTGAGCCTATGGCTCACTTTACCTCTCCCCCCCCGTTATTTGGAGGTGAAACAGGCACGACTGAAGCGGCCTACAATGCATTAGCGCAAAGCTTTATGCACTGGGGCTTTCTTGCCTGGGCGATTCTCGGCAGCCTGACAGCCATTGTTTACATGTACCTGCATTATGAAAAAGGACTGCCGCTCAAGCCGCGCACCTTGCTGTACCCTGTATTTGGTGATCGCGTTATGAAAGGCCCTTTTGGTGCCATTATTGACTCCTGCTGTGTTTTGGCAGTGGTGGCCGGCACCGTTGGCCCGATCGGTTTTCTTGGTCTGCAAGTCAGCTTTGGACTGGAAAAACTTTTTGGCATTCCTTACACCTATACGACCCAAGTCATCATTCTACTCGGGCTGATCGCCATCTATACACTATCTGCGGTTAGTGGAGTGGCCCGCGGTATACAAATACTTAGTCGCGCTAATGTGATTTTAGCCGTTGCTCTGATGGCGTTTATCCTGCTCTTTGGCCCAACCGCCTTTATCATTGATAGTTACCTGCACTCTTTTGGTATCTACCTGGATAAATTCATCCCAATGGCAACTTTTCGTGCCAGCCCAGGCTGGTTAGACTGGTGGACCGTGTTCTTCTGGGGCTGGTTTCTGGGTTATGGTCCGCTGATGGCGATGTTCGTTGCACGTATTTCCCGTGGCCGCACTCTCCGTCAAATGGTACTTATGATCTCTATCGTGGCACCCGTTATTACCTGCTTCTGGTTTACGATTGTGGGTGGTAGTGGTCTTGCATTTGAACTGGCGAACCCCGGCGTTATTTCTGAACCCTTCATCGGATTCAATTTACCGGCGGCCCTGCTGGCGATTACTGAACAGCTACCGATGGGCTTCTTTATCTCAGTACTATTTCTGATCCTGACCACTATCTTTGTTGCCACCACCGGAGACTCCATGACGTATGCCGTCTCCATGGTAATGACAGGAACGGATCATCCGAAAAGCTCTATACGTGTCTTCTGGGGCGTCATGATGGGTGTCGTTGCGGCACTACTAATCTCTATCGGATCAGGTGGTATTTCAGCCCTGCAATCCTTCATTGTTGTCACGGCCGTACCGGTATCTCTGGTATTACTACCTTCATTATGGACTGCACCGCAGATCGCGAAAAAAATGGTGGATGAGCAAGGTCTCTAG
- a CDS encoding RidA family protein, with protein MKTAVKTDLFASAAPLEWAIIANNQFYTAQIPINAQGKVVDGGIEAQARQTMDNLKHTIEAAKLTMDDVTQVLIYVTAREQLPVFNKVYAEYFAAPYPNRAAMVVAGLAREEMLCEVVVYAAVS; from the coding sequence ATGAAAACAGCCGTAAAAACCGACCTATTTGCATCAGCAGCCCCTCTGGAGTGGGCTATTATTGCTAACAATCAATTCTATACTGCCCAGATCCCTATTAATGCACAAGGCAAGGTTGTTGACGGAGGGATCGAAGCACAAGCCCGCCAAACAATGGATAACTTAAAGCACACTATTGAAGCCGCTAAACTGACAATGGATGATGTTACGCAAGTCTTAATCTATGTCACGGCTCGTGAGCAACTACCTGTGTTTAATAAAGTTTATGCAGAGTATTTTGCAGCGCCCTATCCAAACCGTGCCGCTATGGTTGTTGCAGGACTTGCCCGCGAAGAGATGCTATGTGAAGTAGTCGTGTATGCAGCTGTGTCTTAA
- a CDS encoding 2-hydroxychromene-2-carboxylate isomerase: protein MKNVDYYFCLNSPWSLFSSVQIRSLLPCYNASLNLKPIDIGRLFDATGGLPLKKRSLNRQKYRLQELERWSRHLEIPINLHPKFYPCNEARADALVMSAEQENGQGLEMAIDIGKMLWRHETDISTPEFIEKQMNSFNLSELMCQKQCSEIMASNTDELIEKGGFGVPTFIVDDEVFWGQDRIIFLIEALK from the coding sequence ATGAAAAATGTAGATTATTACTTCTGTTTAAACTCTCCATGGTCGCTTTTTTCCTCTGTGCAGATACGGAGTCTATTGCCGTGCTACAACGCAAGCTTGAATCTGAAGCCGATTGATATTGGACGGTTATTTGATGCCACCGGAGGGTTACCATTGAAGAAGCGTTCTCTTAATAGACAAAAATATCGGTTGCAGGAATTAGAGCGTTGGAGTCGGCATCTTGAAATTCCCATCAATTTACATCCTAAGTTTTATCCTTGTAATGAGGCTAGAGCAGATGCTCTGGTGATGTCTGCGGAGCAGGAGAACGGTCAAGGGCTGGAAATGGCAATTGATATTGGTAAAATGCTCTGGCGCCATGAGACTGATATTTCTACTCCAGAGTTTATTGAGAAACAGATGAATAGCTTTAATCTTTCGGAGCTTATGTGTCAGAAGCAGTGTAGTGAAATTATGGCCTCGAATACTGATGAATTGATTGAAAAAGGCGGTTTTGGGGTGCCTACTTTCATTGTCGATGATGAGGTTTTCTGGGGGCAGGATCGAATCATTTTTTTAATCGAAGCGCTTAAATAA
- a CDS encoding GNAT family N-acetyltransferase: MKIITVSFDEKYAPEIKNIRSKVFTSEQNIDPNMDFDGQDHDAVHVLIRSDDKYVGTGRMLNDGHIGRLAVLKEYRGKGLGAEIIISLIKEARKNNLKRVYLGAQSHAITFYEKLGFSKHGKAYIEVNIEHVNMEKII, from the coding sequence GTGAAAATAATTACGGTATCGTTTGATGAAAAATATGCTCCGGAGATCAAAAACATAAGGAGCAAAGTATTTACGAGTGAGCAGAATATTGATCCCAATATGGATTTTGATGGTCAAGATCATGATGCTGTACACGTGCTGATCCGTTCCGATGATAAATATGTTGGCACAGGCAGAATGCTAAATGATGGTCATATCGGCAGATTAGCTGTACTTAAGGAATATAGAGGTAAAGGGTTGGGTGCTGAGATTATTATATCTTTAATCAAAGAGGCAAGAAAAAACAATCTAAAAAGAGTCTATCTTGGAGCACAGAGTCATGCAATAACTTTTTATGAAAAATTAGGCTTTTCAAAACATGGTAAAGCATATATTGAAGTTAATATTGAGCATGTGAATATGGAAAAAATAATCTAA
- a CDS encoding PKD domain-containing protein yields MIFLFWILIVLQGCSDDRDNNAVKPPVVPPVQPPVEVVLPVADAGHPILTKIGASVILNGSGSHDPDGKPLTFQWQLISLPLGSTAQLSGSTNPYPLLTLDRPGEYRVQLVVNNGTQSSLPAEVVITDTDTPPVADAGLDIKLSGTAAVMLDGSQSFDVDGDSLSYSWTLVERPSGSQASLYRDKTAFPLLQHDIAGQYVAELVVSDGTQESAPDRVIISDTNTVPVAKAAAGAFIALGTAVKLNGSDSFDADGDSLTYGWHLVSRPEGSQANLLDTSAAATSFTPDVAGDYVAALAVKDVSSTSETATVTIHAASMVNRAPIAVTGHDRQIATSQPVHLDGSASHDPDGNVINYRWSLVHKPSTSQAQLSEPFSVHPFFTPDVPGSYVAQLIVNDGSRDSLPVSVLLTDSNLPPVAHAGSDIKGGPGQTVLLDGSASSDGNGDPLSYRWSLVSQPAGSQAVLTDTSSAQPALTLDTQGHYVVQLIVNDGYADSAPDTMVITDVNLAPVANAGSDQKASKGSRVNLSGTRSTDAEGQLLSYRWTLLNQPAGSVAVLTDTDTVDTEFVADLSGDYIVQLVVNDGELDSKPATVIVRDFDKNTLPVAYAGSDLAAEAGMSILLDGSASFDADGDSLSYQWALLTRPSGSNAQLADAASANPSLKTDLVGDYVVQLVVSDGKGNSLPDTVLIHDVAKNVAPIADAGNNQQVDVGAQVTLSGQASFDANGDALSYHWALISKPAASMAMLTNDNQASSQFTLDIAGAYVAQLVVNDGKLDSSPVTVSITNKPSSNIGANPVPSGHTLILNSSLGGEDEIGGLYSISEKNITEIHPLLSLKGKPGVETTGYLGLVFNQTTGKFYFMLPNEGLYAGAAVMSFDPVTKVVDILHHVEYEIVNGNRVYGFDTRLLLHPSGKALFGLAKYGSYLNAGRVFYLNIDPASPDYLKFAWVADLGAPDIQGNTFGRSPLAHMQWNGDNRIFIANYSRRNATNTNVLELTPSDPQDLSKPWVSTPFMTPTYFNSLYYSYSGHYLHVSGNSFVSALQNSGKTIFNVNTRDGGAEGYVNFECWKSLGVFSWTGNDLFSVCAGSSTHPAMLTEVNAGSGQSSDVRRFSNWGGLTATGFAPSTVGGALYISNGDESALAFASEIRLSGSNKVFGITLGTSQLRSINSLNFSDFPVIVGGGNRGYIFIGDPGIADFSNDNINDRFVSVISFDGGDTRHGAIITKDRLDDSLSVTSLGYTAGAYPIGKPLIHSNGKVYGSVWYAPGFTGSGAQFSYDPNNAIIQYGSGNGDIRPGIALKEDDRGGLVGLGIDILDNFRQILYRIDPDSLAFTELAAFDITNSAQATSEVQLRNDEAWFVSNSAIHCYNMQTKAQGSSAFVSTDGHLPVRGLSFSDATNTWYVATRSSATANQGTIQAVSNDCGQPLNNDVVTGLTDIPSTGLLTASNGKLYYGTENGKLMEFDPLLNQVQQFASVGPGEVLGYLTEDSNGDILGIMRQNNDDVLFAVPLGGGAVTSKTLPRTSPADVYYPGVVELK; encoded by the coding sequence GTGATTTTCTTGTTTTGGATCTTAATTGTACTTCAGGGATGCAGTGACGACAGGGATAATAACGCTGTTAAACCGCCGGTAGTTCCCCCCGTGCAGCCACCCGTTGAGGTGGTATTGCCAGTCGCTGATGCAGGGCATCCCATCCTAACCAAGATCGGCGCCAGCGTCATACTCAATGGCAGTGGCTCCCATGACCCAGATGGCAAACCATTAACGTTTCAATGGCAACTGATCTCTCTGCCGCTAGGAAGTACTGCCCAGCTTTCTGGTTCAACCAACCCCTATCCACTGCTGACGCTCGACCGTCCAGGCGAGTACCGGGTTCAACTGGTTGTCAACAATGGCACCCAAAGCAGTCTTCCTGCGGAGGTTGTCATAACCGACACAGATACGCCTCCCGTTGCTGACGCTGGGCTGGATATTAAGTTGTCTGGCACAGCCGCCGTTATGCTTGATGGCAGTCAAAGCTTTGATGTGGATGGCGACAGCCTCAGTTATTCATGGACGCTTGTTGAGCGCCCCTCGGGCAGCCAAGCAAGCCTTTATCGAGACAAAACAGCGTTTCCGTTGCTTCAGCATGATATTGCAGGGCAATATGTTGCAGAGCTGGTGGTGAGTGACGGCACCCAGGAAAGTGCTCCAGATCGGGTGATCATCTCAGACACCAATACTGTGCCGGTTGCAAAGGCGGCTGCCGGTGCTTTTATCGCCCTGGGCACTGCAGTAAAGCTCAATGGCTCTGATTCTTTTGATGCCGATGGTGATAGCTTAACGTATGGTTGGCATCTGGTTTCCCGGCCTGAGGGCAGCCAGGCAAATCTTTTGGATACCAGTGCAGCAGCAACCAGCTTTACGCCTGATGTGGCTGGCGATTATGTCGCAGCATTGGCAGTAAAGGACGTCAGTAGCACTAGTGAAACAGCCACAGTAACCATTCATGCCGCTTCAATGGTAAACCGGGCTCCCATTGCGGTAACCGGGCATGACAGACAGATTGCCACCTCGCAACCCGTGCATTTAGACGGCAGTGCGTCCCACGACCCTGATGGAAACGTTATAAACTACCGCTGGTCACTGGTACACAAGCCGTCTACCAGTCAGGCTCAGCTTAGTGAACCCTTTAGCGTGCATCCTTTCTTTACCCCAGATGTTCCCGGCAGCTACGTAGCGCAGTTAATCGTTAACGATGGCAGTCGTGACAGTCTGCCGGTCAGTGTGCTGTTAACCGACAGCAACCTGCCGCCAGTGGCGCACGCAGGCAGCGATATTAAAGGTGGCCCGGGACAGACGGTGCTGCTTGATGGCAGTGCATCCTCCGATGGTAATGGCGATCCACTCAGTTATCGCTGGAGTTTGGTGAGTCAACCCGCGGGTAGTCAGGCTGTGTTAACCGACACCAGCTCCGCCCAACCAGCGCTGACCCTAGATACTCAGGGCCACTACGTGGTGCAGCTTATAGTGAATGATGGTTATGCCGACAGCGCTCCGGATACCATGGTGATAACCGATGTCAACCTTGCTCCGGTTGCCAACGCGGGCAGCGATCAAAAAGCCAGCAAAGGCAGCCGGGTTAACCTCAGCGGCACACGCTCCACTGATGCTGAAGGGCAGCTATTGAGTTATCGCTGGACATTGCTGAACCAACCTGCGGGTAGCGTTGCTGTGCTTACTGATACCGACACTGTGGACACCGAGTTTGTGGCTGATCTCAGTGGCGATTATATCGTCCAGCTGGTAGTCAATGATGGTGAGCTCGACAGTAAGCCTGCCACAGTCATAGTGCGTGATTTTGATAAAAATACCTTACCTGTAGCCTATGCAGGCTCGGACCTTGCGGCCGAAGCGGGGATGAGTATATTGCTCGATGGCAGTGCGTCATTTGATGCCGATGGCGATAGCCTAAGTTATCAATGGGCGCTACTGACCCGTCCGAGTGGCAGCAACGCCCAATTAGCGGATGCTGCCAGTGCCAACCCAAGCCTGAAAACCGATCTAGTTGGTGACTATGTGGTGCAGTTGGTGGTGAGTGATGGCAAGGGGAACAGCTTGCCGGATACAGTACTTATCCATGATGTGGCTAAAAATGTTGCCCCTATCGCCGATGCGGGCAACAACCAGCAGGTGGATGTGGGAGCCCAGGTGACACTCAGTGGTCAGGCATCGTTTGATGCCAATGGTGATGCATTGAGTTACCACTGGGCCTTGATCAGCAAGCCTGCTGCCAGTATGGCTATGCTAACCAATGACAATCAGGCTAGCAGTCAATTCACCCTGGATATTGCCGGTGCCTATGTTGCCCAGCTAGTCGTCAATGACGGTAAACTAGATAGTAGCCCAGTGACTGTTTCCATAACCAATAAACCAAGTAGTAACATCGGTGCTAACCCTGTACCCAGTGGCCATACGCTGATTTTAAACAGTTCTCTTGGCGGGGAGGATGAGATAGGAGGGCTTTACTCTATTAGCGAGAAAAATATTACTGAAATTCATCCTCTACTAAGCCTCAAAGGTAAGCCCGGAGTCGAGACTACAGGATACCTTGGATTGGTATTTAACCAAACAACTGGCAAATTTTACTTCATGCTGCCAAATGAGGGGCTGTATGCTGGCGCTGCCGTAATGAGCTTTGATCCAGTGACCAAAGTCGTTGATATTCTACATCATGTTGAATATGAGATAGTGAATGGTAATCGCGTTTATGGTTTTGATACCCGTTTGCTGCTTCACCCTTCTGGCAAAGCACTTTTTGGTTTGGCCAAATACGGTAGTTATTTGAATGCTGGACGGGTGTTTTATCTGAATATCGACCCTGCCAGCCCCGACTATCTGAAATTTGCCTGGGTCGCAGACCTCGGTGCACCGGATATCCAAGGCAACACATTTGGGCGCTCCCCATTGGCGCATATGCAATGGAACGGGGATAACCGGATATTTATCGCCAACTACAGTAGACGTAACGCTACCAATACAAATGTGCTGGAGTTGACGCCCTCAGATCCTCAGGACCTTAGCAAGCCTTGGGTATCAACGCCTTTTATGACTCCCACATATTTCAATTCACTTTATTACAGTTACTCGGGGCATTATCTCCATGTATCGGGAAATTCGTTTGTCAGTGCCCTGCAAAATAGTGGCAAAACCATCTTTAACGTTAATACCCGTGATGGGGGGGCTGAAGGGTATGTTAATTTTGAGTGTTGGAAAAGTCTGGGAGTATTCAGTTGGACTGGCAATGATCTGTTCTCGGTTTGTGCTGGGTCATCGACCCACCCGGCGATGTTAACTGAAGTGAACGCTGGCAGTGGGCAATCGAGTGATGTTCGACGATTCTCAAATTGGGGAGGCTTAACAGCAACCGGATTTGCACCATCAACAGTGGGAGGTGCTCTCTATATTTCAAATGGAGATGAAAGTGCACTGGCATTTGCCAGTGAGATTCGCCTTAGCGGCTCCAATAAGGTTTTTGGTATAACTCTTGGTACCTCTCAGCTTCGAAGTATTAACAGCCTTAACTTTTCCGATTTCCCTGTTATTGTCGGCGGAGGGAATAGAGGGTATATCTTTATTGGCGATCCCGGCATTGCAGATTTTTCCAATGACAATATCAATGACAGATTTGTATCTGTTATCAGCTTTGATGGTGGTGATACCCGTCATGGAGCCATCATAACTAAAGATCGTTTGGATGATAGCCTATCGGTAACCAGTTTGGGCTATACCGCTGGTGCATATCCAATAGGCAAGCCGTTAATTCACAGTAATGGGAAAGTATACGGCAGCGTCTGGTATGCTCCCGGTTTCACCGGTTCCGGCGCGCAATTCAGTTATGACCCAAACAATGCCATTATTCAATATGGCAGTGGTAATGGTGATATTCGCCCGGGCATTGCCCTGAAGGAGGACGACCGTGGTGGGTTGGTTGGACTGGGGATCGATATTTTAGACAATTTCAGACAAATTTTGTACCGCATTGACCCAGATTCACTGGCTTTCACCGAGTTGGCCGCCTTCGATATCACTAACAGTGCCCAGGCGACCAGCGAAGTGCAACTGAGAAATGATGAGGCCTGGTTTGTTTCCAACAGCGCTATTCACTGCTACAACATGCAAACCAAGGCTCAGGGTTCCAGCGCATTTGTGAGTACTGATGGGCATTTACCCGTGAGAGGATTGAGTTTCAGTGACGCCACCAATACCTGGTATGTGGCAACCCGATCCAGTGCAACAGCAAATCAAGGTACTATACAAGCCGTAAGCAATGATTGTGGTCAGCCGCTAAACAATGATGTGGTAACTGGGTTGACCGATATACCATCCACAGGCCTGCTCACCGCCTCAAACGGCAAGCTATACTACGGCACAGAAAATGGTAAGTTGATGGAGTTTGATCCACTGCTCAATCAGGTGCAACAATTTGCATCAGTGGGGCCCGGGGAGGTGTTAGGTTATCTCACCGAAGACAGCAATGGTGACATCCTCGGCATTATGCGCCAGAACAACGATGATGTGTTGTTTGCAGTACCTTTAGGCGGGGGCGCCGTGACCTCCAAGACATTACCGCGTACATCACCAGCAGACGTTTATTACCCAGGCGTGGTAGAACTCAAATAG
- the rfbC gene encoding dTDP-4-dehydrorhamnose 3,5-epimerase has protein sequence MKHIQDKLVWVTSDEVFDVALDILQDSATYGQWVGEYLSADNKRQIWITAGFAHGFYVLSDSADFLYKCTD, from the coding sequence ATGAAGCATATCCAAGATAAGTTAGTTTGGGTTACCTCTGATGAGGTATTTGATGTAGCATTGGATATTCTCCAAGATTCAGCCACTTATGGGCAATGGGTGGGAGAATATTTATCTGCTGATAATAAACGTCAAATTTGGATCACCGCAGGTTTTGCTCATGGTTTTTATGTGTTGAGTGACTCTGCTGATTTTCTTTATAAATGTACGGATTAG
- the tnpB gene encoding IS66 family insertion sequence element accessory protein TnpB (TnpB, as the term is used for proteins encoded by IS66 family insertion elements, is considered an accessory protein, since TnpC, encoded by a neighboring gene, is a DDE family transposase.), producing MSKVESHPGGALFVFCNKGRDKLKLLYWDNTGFALWYKRLNKHKFKCPKLMLPTMTLTEQQLHWLLAGYDVIDHSKIDVAGKQVL from the coding sequence ATGAGCAAAGTGGAATCCCATCCTGGTGGCGCACTATTTGTGTTTTGTAATAAAGGGCGCGACAAACTCAAACTGCTGTACTGGGATAACACTGGCTTTGCCCTATGGTATAAGCGATTAAACAAGCATAAATTTAAATGTCCCAAACTCATGTTACCCACCATGACATTAACTGAGCAACAATTACACTGGTTATTAGCGGGTTATGATGTGATTGACCACAGCAAAATTGATGTCGCAGGTAAGCAAGTGCTTTAA
- a CDS encoding ISAs1 family transposase, with the protein MLERQCDNALNVVSAFDVDNGLALYQQAAKNKGQEGQVVRDIIDILACKDCIVTLDALHCQTKTLETIVKNKATLLSKSKPISVIYIMLSLSTLKLTMTAWAHTKKHKAMEMLMAEVKVV; encoded by the coding sequence TTGCTGGAAAGACAATGTGACAATGCGCTAAATGTGGTTAGTGCATTTGATGTTGATAATGGGCTAGCCTTATATCAACAAGCTGCGAAAAATAAAGGCCAAGAAGGTCAAGTTGTCCGTGATATCATCGACATATTAGCGTGTAAAGATTGCATTGTGACGCTTGATGCTCTGCATTGCCAAACGAAAACGTTGGAAACAATTGTAAAGAATAAGGCTACTTTATTATCCAAGTCAAAGCCAATCAGCGTAATTTACATAATGCTATCGCTGAGCACTTTAAAGCTCACTATGACAGCATGGGCCCACACGAAGAAACACAAAGCAATGGAAATGCTCATGGCCGAAGTGAAAGTCGTCTAG
- a CDS encoding transposase family protein, which produces MPVLNGADGWKSIQEFGELQLDWLRHHRPFENGIPKRHCIANIIRALDTDSLLKALLNRSNSRREEAQKPYIAIDG; this is translated from the coding sequence ATGCCAGTGCTCAATGGCGCTGATGGATGGAAGTCAATTCAAGAGTTTGGTGAGTTGCAACTGGATTGGCTAAGGCATCATCGTCCCTTTGAAAATGGCATTCCAAAACGCCATTGTATTGCTAATATAATCAGAGCATTAGATACAGATTCTTTACTCAAGGCACTGTTAAATCGGAGTAATTCTCGTCGTGAAGAAGCTCAAAAGCCATACATTGCGATTGATGGTTAG
- a CDS encoding L-dopachrome tautomerase-related protein, giving the protein MKLFTLSTLFAGALASFSISASAASVSQYSESEAQVYRTTERAVGGISFTPSGRMLVSFHPFYEPEIKVAEIFADGSSKPFPNRDWQGCVRGDGSQKDPDTCLNWVLGLRTDTNGIVWLLDSGQASPRVTPKLVAWNSNTNKLERIIHLPSPVSLPESQHNDLLISPKHQLIVIADEGIATGSVGDKAALVVVDLKTGQSRRVLQGHQSVMPDTNRPIVIDVGTAGQKSLPIYVGVDGIAIDKDEEWLYFTPLSKGELYRIPMLALANPSLSASVLANQVQFWAHKPNSGGLSIDVDGNIYLTEVGERRIGIIPASSREYRPFAADPRMIWPDGVSLGADGFLYSAAAQLPLSAPLNDGKAKNQPPYYIFRFKPLSAGVQGN; this is encoded by the coding sequence ATGAAATTATTTACTTTGTCTACCCTTTTCGCCGGTGCATTGGCCTCCTTTAGTATTTCAGCCTCTGCGGCATCCGTTTCGCAGTACTCTGAAAGCGAAGCTCAGGTCTACCGCACTACAGAGCGGGCTGTCGGTGGCATCAGCTTCACTCCAAGCGGGCGTATGCTGGTGAGTTTTCATCCCTTTTACGAGCCTGAAATCAAGGTAGCGGAAATCTTCGCCGATGGCAGCAGCAAGCCATTTCCAAACCGCGACTGGCAAGGCTGTGTCCGCGGTGACGGCAGTCAGAAAGATCCCGATACCTGCCTAAACTGGGTTCTTGGTCTGCGTACCGATACCAACGGTATTGTCTGGTTGCTGGACTCGGGCCAGGCTAGCCCCAGAGTCACCCCGAAACTGGTGGCCTGGAACAGCAATACCAACAAGCTGGAACGAATTATCCACTTGCCATCACCGGTATCCCTGCCGGAGTCGCAGCATAATGACTTACTAATATCCCCCAAGCATCAGTTGATTGTTATCGCCGATGAAGGCATTGCGACTGGGTCTGTGGGCGACAAGGCTGCCCTGGTGGTGGTAGATCTCAAAACAGGCCAGAGTCGCCGAGTACTGCAGGGCCACCAGAGCGTGATGCCTGACACTAACCGCCCAATAGTGATAGATGTCGGCACAGCCGGGCAGAAATCGCTCCCCATTTATGTGGGCGTCGATGGTATTGCCATAGATAAAGATGAAGAGTGGCTTTACTTTACTCCGCTCAGCAAGGGGGAACTTTACCGGATCCCCATGTTGGCCTTGGCCAATCCTTCCCTGTCGGCAAGCGTGCTGGCCAATCAGGTTCAGTTTTGGGCCCACAAACCCAATAGTGGTGGCCTGAGCATAGATGTTGACGGCAATATCTATCTCACCGAAGTCGGCGAGCGCCGTATTGGCATTATTCCAGCAAGTAGTCGTGAGTATCGCCCATTTGCCGCAGATCCGAGAATGATCTGGCCAGACGGTGTCAGCCTGGGTGCTGATGGCTTCCTCTACAGCGCAGCCGCACAGCTGCCGCTGTCTGCGCCACTGAACGATGGTAAGGCCAAAAACCAACCCCCTTACTACATCTTCCGCTTTAAACCTTTGAGCGCCGGTGTACAGGGAAACTGA
- a CDS encoding YbhB/YbcL family Raf kinase inhibitor-like protein yields the protein MRQKKYWCIALGTFIFLPFVYGADFQIKSLLTANQVIPSDYYWNQFGCSGANLAPRLDWENAPVGTKSFAVTFYDQDAPTGSGFWHRVVYDIPADVHSLPGGKDGGPLPEGAIESNTDLGKPGFFGPCPPEGRQHRYKWTVYALDVAKLPVTPDYSAAMTGFFLWQHTLTKSELVLLAGPRKESTQ from the coding sequence ATGAGGCAAAAAAAATATTGGTGTATTGCACTAGGCACTTTCATTTTCCTCCCCTTTGTCTATGGCGCTGATTTTCAAATAAAAAGTTTATTAACTGCCAATCAAGTCATACCTTCAGACTACTATTGGAACCAATTCGGTTGCAGCGGTGCCAACTTGGCGCCCAGGCTGGACTGGGAAAATGCGCCGGTAGGAACCAAGAGTTTTGCAGTCACCTTTTATGATCAGGATGCTCCCACAGGTTCAGGCTTCTGGCACAGGGTGGTATATGATATTCCCGCCGATGTCCACAGCCTGCCAGGCGGCAAAGATGGCGGCCCCTTGCCAGAAGGTGCTATTGAGTCAAACACAGATCTGGGAAAACCCGGTTTCTTCGGCCCATGCCCACCCGAGGGGCGTCAGCACAGATACAAGTGGACAGTCTATGCGCTCGATGTGGCAAAACTGCCAGTAACCCCCGACTATTCTGCGGCGATGACCGGCTTCTTCCTCTGGCAACACACCCTGACTAAGAGTGAGCTCGTACTGCTGGCCGGTCCAAGAAAGGAGTCAACACAATGA